Below is a window of Tolypothrix bouteillei VB521301 DNA.
ATGTATATATATCAACCACGGAAGAGAAAATGGCTAAACAAGGAATTCATCCTCAGTGGTATCCTGAAGCCAAAGTTTACTGCAACGGTCAACTTGTTATGACTGTAGGCGCTGCTAAGCCAGAGTTGCACGTAGATGTTTGGTCGGGAAACCATCCTTTCTACACTGGAACTCAGAAGATTATCGACACTGAAGGTCGCGTAGAGCGCTTCATGAGAAAGTACGGCATGATGGAAGGTCAAACTACCAGCAGCAAACGCAA
It encodes the following:
- the rpmE gene encoding 50S ribosomal protein L31; protein product: MAKQGIHPQWYPEAKVYCNGQLVMTVGAAKPELHVDVWSGNHPFYTGTQKIIDTEGRVERFMRKYGMMEGQTTSSKRKK